A region of Maniola jurtina chromosome 18, ilManJurt1.1, whole genome shotgun sequence DNA encodes the following proteins:
- the LOC123874158 gene encoding zinc finger RNA-binding protein isoform X8 → MMAANNYFGFTHGGTQYGAATASAAYGGQTGYAVAPAATAATYGTQRAAATGYDTAYQAAAATQALVVSPAAHAHAHAAAAAASAYDASKSAYYQQAAAAYPAAAPPQPQPAYDTTAKPAYSTPATYAQYGQGGARGGGGAKATYGSVYTATTAAASYPSQPYTAPAAQPAKQTANRGNSAYDTALYNAATMYVAQQNKTGGGGGWKNYNKSGVGAAQARRPKPQPKAQQLHYCDVCRISCAGPQTYKEHLEGQKHKKKEAAVKVAAAGGGSGARACGASALRCELCDVTCTGADAYAAHVRGIKHQKVVKLHTMLGKPIPSTEPTKLTPDAAAEREDEPDEPEVQPVGQDYIEEIRGDDGKALSFNCKLCDCKFNDPNAKEMHMKGRRHRLQYKKKVQPDLEVKVKPSMHQRKLAEAKAQRMLVRDELWARRRMHEAGEDDERAYWEGADWWRGPHHHHHHQGMGMGYGPVGRRPETSDDRHVLAKHADIYPPEQQLQEIQRAVSHTEKALKSLSDALADTTRSKGQPAKAAVKTEDKKDDKPEGKEDGRDNQLFSFVGEGEAPQGEGANTTSGSAASVTGPGVRALKGVMRVGLLAKGLLLRGDRDVRLVVLCHDRPTVTLLKRVAADLPHHLNKVKGPNDESKYKVELQPAEGAVQVSDGTVNVLVSLTSAVMREPAEGGDIKRDDKDVLPRQKCLDALAALRHAKWFQARAASLQSCVIIIRIMRDLCRRIPYWTPLNPYAMELLVSGVMQSAGGALSPGEALRRVMEALAGGLILEHGPGLRDPCEKELVDALGNMPAQKREDLTASAQQFLRQIAFRQIHKVLDMEPLPKVKHAAGGWKFPRKRRRSNTDNDADTPNGDGKVVKTEEKTDASENAKK, encoded by the exons ATGATGGCagcaaataattattttggGTTTACCCATGGTGGAACCCAATACGG TGCGGCAACAGCTAGTGCAGCTTACGGCGGCCAGACGGGGTACGCCGTGGCGCCGGCTGCGACCGCCGCGACGTACGGGACCCAGCGTGCCGCGGCGACAGGTTACGATACTGCGTACCAAGCCGCGGCCGCCACGCAAG CCCTGGTTGTGTCTCCAGCGGCGCACGCGCACGCACAcgcggccgccgccgccgcgtcgGCCTACGACGCCAGCAAGAGCGCGTACTACCAGCAGGCCGCCGCCGCGTACCCCGCGGCCGCGCCGCCGCAGCCCCAGCCGGCCTACGACACCACGGCCAAACCCGCCTACTCCACGCCCGCCACCTACGCACAG TATGGGCAGGGCGGCGCGCGCGGAGGTGGTGGCGCCAAAGCGACCTACGGCTCCGTGTACACCGCCACCACGGCCGCCGCGTCCTACCCCTCGCAGCCCTACACCGCGCCCGCGGCGCAGCCCGCCAAGC AGACGGCTAACAGGGGCAACTCTGCTTATGATACAGCTCTCTACAACGCAGCAACCATGTATGTGGCGCAGCAGAACAAAACTGGCGGTGGCGG CGGATGGAAGAACTACAACAAGAGCGGTGTAGGCGCGGCGCAGGCGCGGCGACCGAAGCCGCAACCGAAGGCGCAGCAACTACACTACTGCGACGTGTGCCGCATCTCATGTGCCGGCCCACAG ACATACAAAGAGCACTTGGAAGGTCAGAAGCACAAGAAGAAGGAAGCGGCCGTGAAGGTCGCCGCCGCGGGTGGGGGGTCCGGTGCGAGGGCGTGTGGCGCCTCCGCCTTGCGCTGCGAGCtgtgtgacgtcacatgcaCCGGCGCGGACGCATATGCGGCGCACGTGCGCGGCATCAAGCACCAGAAGGTGGTCAAACTGCACACCATGCTGGGCAAGCCTATCCCCTCCACTGAGCCCACAAAGTTGACTCCGG ACGCCGCGGCCGAGCGCGAGGACGAGCCGGACGAGCCCGAGGTGCAGCCCGTGGGGCAGGACTACATCGAGGAGATCCGCGGCGACGACGGCAAGGCGCTGAGCTTCAACTGCAAGCTGTGCGACTGCAAGTTCAACGACCCCAACGCCAAGGAGATGCACATGAAGGGCCGCCGCCACCGCCTGCAGTACAAGAAGAAG GTGCAACCGGATCTGGAAGTGAAGGTGAAGCCTTCGATGCACCAGCGCAAACTGGCTGAAGCCAAGGCTCAGCGGATGCTAGTCAGGGATGAGCTGTGGGCGCGCCGTCGCATGCATGAG GCGGGCGAAGACGACGAGCGCGCGTACTGGGAGGGCGCCGACTGGTGGCGCGGCCCGCACCATCATCACCATCAC CAGGGCATGGGCATGGGCTACGGGCCGGTGGGGCGGCGGCCGGAGACCTCGGACGATCGGCACGTGCTCGCCAAGCACGCGGACATCTACCCGCCGGAACAGCAGTTGCAAGAGATTCAGCGCGCCGTGTCGCACACGGAGAAAGCTCTCAAGTCACTGTCCGATGCGTTGGCCGATACCACGCGATCCAAG GGTCAGCCTGCCAAAGCAGCAGTCAAAACTGAAGACAAAAAAGATGACAAGCCAGAGGGAAAAGAAGACGGCCGGGATAACCAATT GTTCTCATTCGTCGGCGAGGGCGAAGCCCCACAAGGCGAAGGCGCTAATACTACGAGTGGCTCCGCTGCATCAGTCACCGGGCCCGGCGTGCGCGCGCTCAAGGGCGTGATGCGTGTCGGACTATTGGCCAAGGGGCTATTGTTGCGAGGGGACCGCGACGTTCGTCTAGTGGTGTTGTGCCACGACCGACCGACGGTCACATTGCTCAAGCGCGTCGCCGCCGACTTGCCGCACCACCTCAACAAAGTTAAG GGTCCCAATGATGAATCAAAATACAAAGTGGAGTTGCAACCAGCGGAAGGCGCCGTGCAGGTTTCCGACGGGACGGTCAACGTCCTCGTCAGCCTGACGTCCGCCGTCATGCGCGAGCCCGCAG AAGGCGGCGACATAAAGCGAGACGACAAGGACGTGCTACCGCGGCAGAAGTGTTTGGACGCGTTGGCCGCCCTTCGGCACGCCAAGTGGTTCCAG GCTAGGGCGGCGAGCCTGCAGTCGTGCGTCATCATCATCCGCATCATGCGCGACCTGTGTCGGCGCATCCCCTACTGGACGCCGCTCAACCCATAC GCAATGGAGTTGCTGGTCTCCGGAGTGATGCAGTCGGCGGGAGGCGCGCTGTCGCCCGGGGAGGCGCTGCGGCGCGTCATGGAAGCCCTGGCCGGCGGCCTCATACTGGAGCACGGGCCTGGCTTGAGGGACCCGTGCGAGAAGGAGCTTGTT GACGCTTTGGGCAACATGCCGGCACAAAAGCGTGAGGACCTGACGGCGTCCGCGCAACAATTCCTGAGACAAATCGCCTTCAGACAAATTCACAAG GTACTGGACATGGAGCCGCTGCCGAAGGTGAAGCACGCAGCGGGCGGCTGGAAGTTCCCGCGCAAGCGCAGGCGCTCCAACACCGACAACGACGCCGACACGCCCAACG GTGACGGCAAGGTGGTCAAGACGGAAGAGAAGACCGACGCGTCGGAGAACGCGAAGAAGTAA
- the LOC123874158 gene encoding zinc finger RNA-binding protein isoform X4: protein MMAANNYFGFTHGGTQYGAATASAAYGGQTGYAVAPAATAATYGTQRAAATGYDTAYQAAAATQALVVSPAAHAHAHAAAAAASAYDASKSAYYQQAAAAYPAAAPPQPQPAYDTTAKPAYSTPATYAQGGARGGGGAKATYGSVYTATTAAASYPSQPYTAPAAQPAKQTANRGNSAYDTALYNAATMYVAQQNKTGGGGGWKNYNKSGVGAAQARRPKPQPKAQQLHYCDVCRISCAGPQTYKEHLEGQKHKKKEAAVKVAAAGGGSGARACGASALRCELCDVTCTGADAYAAHVRGIKHQKVVKLHTMLGKPIPSTEPTKLTPAKKTVAGAPKVSFVASGGLSTVGSSDARPADAAAEREDEPDEPEVQPVGQDYIEEIRGDDGKALSFNCKLCDCKFNDPNAKEMHMKGRRHRLQYKKKVQPDLEVKVKPSMHQRKLAEAKAQRMLVRDELWARRRMHEAGEDDERAYWEGADWWRGPHHHHHHQGMGMGYGPVGRRPETSDDRHVLAKHADIYPPEQQLQEIQRAVSHTEKALKSLSDALADTTRSKGQPAKAAVKTEDKKDDKPEGKEDGRDNQLFSFVGEGEAPQGEGANTTSGSAASVTGPGVRALKGVMRVGLLAKGLLLRGDRDVRLVVLCHDRPTVTLLKRVAADLPHHLNKVKGPNDESKYKVELQPAEGAVQVSDGTVNVLVSLTSAVMREPAEGGDIKRDDKDVLPRQKCLDALAALRHAKWFQARAASLQSCVIIIRIMRDLCRRIPYWTPLNPYAMELLVSGVMQSAGGALSPGEALRRVMEALAGGLILEHGPGLRDPCEKELVDALGNMPAQKREDLTASAQQFLRQIAFRQIHKVLDMEPLPKVKHAAGGWKFPRKRRRSNTDNDADTPNGDGKVVKTEEKTDASENAKK from the exons ATGATGGCagcaaataattattttggGTTTACCCATGGTGGAACCCAATACGG TGCGGCAACAGCTAGTGCAGCTTACGGCGGCCAGACGGGGTACGCCGTGGCGCCGGCTGCGACCGCCGCGACGTACGGGACCCAGCGTGCCGCGGCGACAGGTTACGATACTGCGTACCAAGCCGCGGCCGCCACGCAAG CCCTGGTTGTGTCTCCAGCGGCGCACGCGCACGCACAcgcggccgccgccgccgcgtcgGCCTACGACGCCAGCAAGAGCGCGTACTACCAGCAGGCCGCCGCCGCGTACCCCGCGGCCGCGCCGCCGCAGCCCCAGCCGGCCTACGACACCACGGCCAAACCCGCCTACTCCACGCCCGCCACCTACGCACAG GGCGGCGCGCGCGGAGGTGGTGGCGCCAAAGCGACCTACGGCTCCGTGTACACCGCCACCACGGCCGCCGCGTCCTACCCCTCGCAGCCCTACACCGCGCCCGCGGCGCAGCCCGCCAAGC AGACGGCTAACAGGGGCAACTCTGCTTATGATACAGCTCTCTACAACGCAGCAACCATGTATGTGGCGCAGCAGAACAAAACTGGCGGTGGCGG CGGATGGAAGAACTACAACAAGAGCGGTGTAGGCGCGGCGCAGGCGCGGCGACCGAAGCCGCAACCGAAGGCGCAGCAACTACACTACTGCGACGTGTGCCGCATCTCATGTGCCGGCCCACAG ACATACAAAGAGCACTTGGAAGGTCAGAAGCACAAGAAGAAGGAAGCGGCCGTGAAGGTCGCCGCCGCGGGTGGGGGGTCCGGTGCGAGGGCGTGTGGCGCCTCCGCCTTGCGCTGCGAGCtgtgtgacgtcacatgcaCCGGCGCGGACGCATATGCGGCGCACGTGCGCGGCATCAAGCACCAGAAGGTGGTCAAACTGCACACCATGCTGGGCAAGCCTATCCCCTCCACTGAGCCCACAAAGTTGACTCCGG CCAAAAAGACGGTCGCGGGCGCGCCCAAGGTGTCGTTCGTGGCGTCGGGCGGGCTCAGCACGGTGGGCTCAAGCGACGCGCGGCCCGCAGACGCCGCGGCCGAGCGCGAGGACGAGCCGGACGAGCCCGAGGTGCAGCCCGTGGGGCAGGACTACATCGAGGAGATCCGCGGCGACGACGGCAAGGCGCTGAGCTTCAACTGCAAGCTGTGCGACTGCAAGTTCAACGACCCCAACGCCAAGGAGATGCACATGAAGGGCCGCCGCCACCGCCTGCAGTACAAGAAGAAG GTGCAACCGGATCTGGAAGTGAAGGTGAAGCCTTCGATGCACCAGCGCAAACTGGCTGAAGCCAAGGCTCAGCGGATGCTAGTCAGGGATGAGCTGTGGGCGCGCCGTCGCATGCATGAG GCGGGCGAAGACGACGAGCGCGCGTACTGGGAGGGCGCCGACTGGTGGCGCGGCCCGCACCATCATCACCATCAC CAGGGCATGGGCATGGGCTACGGGCCGGTGGGGCGGCGGCCGGAGACCTCGGACGATCGGCACGTGCTCGCCAAGCACGCGGACATCTACCCGCCGGAACAGCAGTTGCAAGAGATTCAGCGCGCCGTGTCGCACACGGAGAAAGCTCTCAAGTCACTGTCCGATGCGTTGGCCGATACCACGCGATCCAAG GGTCAGCCTGCCAAAGCAGCAGTCAAAACTGAAGACAAAAAAGATGACAAGCCAGAGGGAAAAGAAGACGGCCGGGATAACCAATT GTTCTCATTCGTCGGCGAGGGCGAAGCCCCACAAGGCGAAGGCGCTAATACTACGAGTGGCTCCGCTGCATCAGTCACCGGGCCCGGCGTGCGCGCGCTCAAGGGCGTGATGCGTGTCGGACTATTGGCCAAGGGGCTATTGTTGCGAGGGGACCGCGACGTTCGTCTAGTGGTGTTGTGCCACGACCGACCGACGGTCACATTGCTCAAGCGCGTCGCCGCCGACTTGCCGCACCACCTCAACAAAGTTAAG GGTCCCAATGATGAATCAAAATACAAAGTGGAGTTGCAACCAGCGGAAGGCGCCGTGCAGGTTTCCGACGGGACGGTCAACGTCCTCGTCAGCCTGACGTCCGCCGTCATGCGCGAGCCCGCAG AAGGCGGCGACATAAAGCGAGACGACAAGGACGTGCTACCGCGGCAGAAGTGTTTGGACGCGTTGGCCGCCCTTCGGCACGCCAAGTGGTTCCAG GCTAGGGCGGCGAGCCTGCAGTCGTGCGTCATCATCATCCGCATCATGCGCGACCTGTGTCGGCGCATCCCCTACTGGACGCCGCTCAACCCATAC GCAATGGAGTTGCTGGTCTCCGGAGTGATGCAGTCGGCGGGAGGCGCGCTGTCGCCCGGGGAGGCGCTGCGGCGCGTCATGGAAGCCCTGGCCGGCGGCCTCATACTGGAGCACGGGCCTGGCTTGAGGGACCCGTGCGAGAAGGAGCTTGTT GACGCTTTGGGCAACATGCCGGCACAAAAGCGTGAGGACCTGACGGCGTCCGCGCAACAATTCCTGAGACAAATCGCCTTCAGACAAATTCACAAG GTACTGGACATGGAGCCGCTGCCGAAGGTGAAGCACGCAGCGGGCGGCTGGAAGTTCCCGCGCAAGCGCAGGCGCTCCAACACCGACAACGACGCCGACACGCCCAACG GTGACGGCAAGGTGGTCAAGACGGAAGAGAAGACCGACGCGTCGGAGAACGCGAAGAAGTAA
- the LOC123874158 gene encoding zinc finger RNA-binding protein isoform X6, translated as MMAANNYFGFTHGGTQYGAATASAAYGGQTGYAVAPAATAATYGTQRAAATGYDTAYQAAAATQALVVSPAAHAHAHAAAAAASAYDASKSAYYQQAAAAYPAAAPPQPQPAYDTTAKPAYSTPATYAQYGQGGARGGGGAKATYGSVYTATTAAASYPSQPYTAPAAQPAKPLYNAATMYVAQQNKTGGGGGWKNYNKSGVGAAQARRPKPQPKAQQLHYCDVCRISCAGPQTYKEHLEGQKHKKKEAAVKVAAAGGGSGARACGASALRCELCDVTCTGADAYAAHVRGIKHQKVVKLHTMLGKPIPSTEPTKLTPAKKTVAGAPKVSFVASGGLSTVGSSDARPADAAAEREDEPDEPEVQPVGQDYIEEIRGDDGKALSFNCKLCDCKFNDPNAKEMHMKGRRHRLQYKKKVQPDLEVKVKPSMHQRKLAEAKAQRMLVRDELWARRRMHEAGEDDERAYWEGADWWRGPHHHHHHQGMGMGYGPVGRRPETSDDRHVLAKHADIYPPEQQLQEIQRAVSHTEKALKSLSDALADTTRSKGQPAKAAVKTEDKKDDKPEGKEDGRDNQLFSFVGEGEAPQGEGANTTSGSAASVTGPGVRALKGVMRVGLLAKGLLLRGDRDVRLVVLCHDRPTVTLLKRVAADLPHHLNKVKGPNDESKYKVELQPAEGAVQVSDGTVNVLVSLTSAVMREPAEGGDIKRDDKDVLPRQKCLDALAALRHAKWFQARAASLQSCVIIIRIMRDLCRRIPYWTPLNPYAMELLVSGVMQSAGGALSPGEALRRVMEALAGGLILEHGPGLRDPCEKELVDALGNMPAQKREDLTASAQQFLRQIAFRQIHKVLDMEPLPKVKHAAGGWKFPRKRRRSNTDNDADTPNGDGKVVKTEEKTDASENAKK; from the exons ATGATGGCagcaaataattattttggGTTTACCCATGGTGGAACCCAATACGG TGCGGCAACAGCTAGTGCAGCTTACGGCGGCCAGACGGGGTACGCCGTGGCGCCGGCTGCGACCGCCGCGACGTACGGGACCCAGCGTGCCGCGGCGACAGGTTACGATACTGCGTACCAAGCCGCGGCCGCCACGCAAG CCCTGGTTGTGTCTCCAGCGGCGCACGCGCACGCACAcgcggccgccgccgccgcgtcgGCCTACGACGCCAGCAAGAGCGCGTACTACCAGCAGGCCGCCGCCGCGTACCCCGCGGCCGCGCCGCCGCAGCCCCAGCCGGCCTACGACACCACGGCCAAACCCGCCTACTCCACGCCCGCCACCTACGCACAG TATGGGCAGGGCGGCGCGCGCGGAGGTGGTGGCGCCAAAGCGACCTACGGCTCCGTGTACACCGCCACCACGGCCGCCGCGTCCTACCCCTCGCAGCCCTACACCGCGCCCGCGGCGCAGCCCGCCAAGC CTCTCTACAACGCAGCAACCATGTATGTGGCGCAGCAGAACAAAACTGGCGGTGGCGG CGGATGGAAGAACTACAACAAGAGCGGTGTAGGCGCGGCGCAGGCGCGGCGACCGAAGCCGCAACCGAAGGCGCAGCAACTACACTACTGCGACGTGTGCCGCATCTCATGTGCCGGCCCACAG ACATACAAAGAGCACTTGGAAGGTCAGAAGCACAAGAAGAAGGAAGCGGCCGTGAAGGTCGCCGCCGCGGGTGGGGGGTCCGGTGCGAGGGCGTGTGGCGCCTCCGCCTTGCGCTGCGAGCtgtgtgacgtcacatgcaCCGGCGCGGACGCATATGCGGCGCACGTGCGCGGCATCAAGCACCAGAAGGTGGTCAAACTGCACACCATGCTGGGCAAGCCTATCCCCTCCACTGAGCCCACAAAGTTGACTCCGG CCAAAAAGACGGTCGCGGGCGCGCCCAAGGTGTCGTTCGTGGCGTCGGGCGGGCTCAGCACGGTGGGCTCAAGCGACGCGCGGCCCGCAGACGCCGCGGCCGAGCGCGAGGACGAGCCGGACGAGCCCGAGGTGCAGCCCGTGGGGCAGGACTACATCGAGGAGATCCGCGGCGACGACGGCAAGGCGCTGAGCTTCAACTGCAAGCTGTGCGACTGCAAGTTCAACGACCCCAACGCCAAGGAGATGCACATGAAGGGCCGCCGCCACCGCCTGCAGTACAAGAAGAAG GTGCAACCGGATCTGGAAGTGAAGGTGAAGCCTTCGATGCACCAGCGCAAACTGGCTGAAGCCAAGGCTCAGCGGATGCTAGTCAGGGATGAGCTGTGGGCGCGCCGTCGCATGCATGAG GCGGGCGAAGACGACGAGCGCGCGTACTGGGAGGGCGCCGACTGGTGGCGCGGCCCGCACCATCATCACCATCAC CAGGGCATGGGCATGGGCTACGGGCCGGTGGGGCGGCGGCCGGAGACCTCGGACGATCGGCACGTGCTCGCCAAGCACGCGGACATCTACCCGCCGGAACAGCAGTTGCAAGAGATTCAGCGCGCCGTGTCGCACACGGAGAAAGCTCTCAAGTCACTGTCCGATGCGTTGGCCGATACCACGCGATCCAAG GGTCAGCCTGCCAAAGCAGCAGTCAAAACTGAAGACAAAAAAGATGACAAGCCAGAGGGAAAAGAAGACGGCCGGGATAACCAATT GTTCTCATTCGTCGGCGAGGGCGAAGCCCCACAAGGCGAAGGCGCTAATACTACGAGTGGCTCCGCTGCATCAGTCACCGGGCCCGGCGTGCGCGCGCTCAAGGGCGTGATGCGTGTCGGACTATTGGCCAAGGGGCTATTGTTGCGAGGGGACCGCGACGTTCGTCTAGTGGTGTTGTGCCACGACCGACCGACGGTCACATTGCTCAAGCGCGTCGCCGCCGACTTGCCGCACCACCTCAACAAAGTTAAG GGTCCCAATGATGAATCAAAATACAAAGTGGAGTTGCAACCAGCGGAAGGCGCCGTGCAGGTTTCCGACGGGACGGTCAACGTCCTCGTCAGCCTGACGTCCGCCGTCATGCGCGAGCCCGCAG AAGGCGGCGACATAAAGCGAGACGACAAGGACGTGCTACCGCGGCAGAAGTGTTTGGACGCGTTGGCCGCCCTTCGGCACGCCAAGTGGTTCCAG GCTAGGGCGGCGAGCCTGCAGTCGTGCGTCATCATCATCCGCATCATGCGCGACCTGTGTCGGCGCATCCCCTACTGGACGCCGCTCAACCCATAC GCAATGGAGTTGCTGGTCTCCGGAGTGATGCAGTCGGCGGGAGGCGCGCTGTCGCCCGGGGAGGCGCTGCGGCGCGTCATGGAAGCCCTGGCCGGCGGCCTCATACTGGAGCACGGGCCTGGCTTGAGGGACCCGTGCGAGAAGGAGCTTGTT GACGCTTTGGGCAACATGCCGGCACAAAAGCGTGAGGACCTGACGGCGTCCGCGCAACAATTCCTGAGACAAATCGCCTTCAGACAAATTCACAAG GTACTGGACATGGAGCCGCTGCCGAAGGTGAAGCACGCAGCGGGCGGCTGGAAGTTCCCGCGCAAGCGCAGGCGCTCCAACACCGACAACGACGCCGACACGCCCAACG GTGACGGCAAGGTGGTCAAGACGGAAGAGAAGACCGACGCGTCGGAGAACGCGAAGAAGTAA
- the LOC123874158 gene encoding zinc finger RNA-binding protein isoform X7 produces MMAANNYFGFTHGGTQYGAATASAAYGGQTGYAVAPAATAATYGTQRAAATGYDTAYQAAAATQALVVSPAAHAHAHAAAAAASAYDASKSAYYQQAAAAYPAAAPPQPQPAYDTTAKPAYSTPATYAQGGARGGGGAKATYGSVYTATTAAASYPSQPYTAPAAQPAKPLYNAATMYVAQQNKTGGGGGWKNYNKSGVGAAQARRPKPQPKAQQLHYCDVCRISCAGPQTYKEHLEGQKHKKKEAAVKVAAAGGGSGARACGASALRCELCDVTCTGADAYAAHVRGIKHQKVVKLHTMLGKPIPSTEPTKLTPAKKTVAGAPKVSFVASGGLSTVGSSDARPADAAAEREDEPDEPEVQPVGQDYIEEIRGDDGKALSFNCKLCDCKFNDPNAKEMHMKGRRHRLQYKKKVQPDLEVKVKPSMHQRKLAEAKAQRMLVRDELWARRRMHEAGEDDERAYWEGADWWRGPHHHHHHQGMGMGYGPVGRRPETSDDRHVLAKHADIYPPEQQLQEIQRAVSHTEKALKSLSDALADTTRSKGQPAKAAVKTEDKKDDKPEGKEDGRDNQLFSFVGEGEAPQGEGANTTSGSAASVTGPGVRALKGVMRVGLLAKGLLLRGDRDVRLVVLCHDRPTVTLLKRVAADLPHHLNKVKGPNDESKYKVELQPAEGAVQVSDGTVNVLVSLTSAVMREPAEGGDIKRDDKDVLPRQKCLDALAALRHAKWFQARAASLQSCVIIIRIMRDLCRRIPYWTPLNPYAMELLVSGVMQSAGGALSPGEALRRVMEALAGGLILEHGPGLRDPCEKELVDALGNMPAQKREDLTASAQQFLRQIAFRQIHKVLDMEPLPKVKHAAGGWKFPRKRRRSNTDNDADTPNGDGKVVKTEEKTDASENAKK; encoded by the exons ATGATGGCagcaaataattattttggGTTTACCCATGGTGGAACCCAATACGG TGCGGCAACAGCTAGTGCAGCTTACGGCGGCCAGACGGGGTACGCCGTGGCGCCGGCTGCGACCGCCGCGACGTACGGGACCCAGCGTGCCGCGGCGACAGGTTACGATACTGCGTACCAAGCCGCGGCCGCCACGCAAG CCCTGGTTGTGTCTCCAGCGGCGCACGCGCACGCACAcgcggccgccgccgccgcgtcgGCCTACGACGCCAGCAAGAGCGCGTACTACCAGCAGGCCGCCGCCGCGTACCCCGCGGCCGCGCCGCCGCAGCCCCAGCCGGCCTACGACACCACGGCCAAACCCGCCTACTCCACGCCCGCCACCTACGCACAG GGCGGCGCGCGCGGAGGTGGTGGCGCCAAAGCGACCTACGGCTCCGTGTACACCGCCACCACGGCCGCCGCGTCCTACCCCTCGCAGCCCTACACCGCGCCCGCGGCGCAGCCCGCCAAGC CTCTCTACAACGCAGCAACCATGTATGTGGCGCAGCAGAACAAAACTGGCGGTGGCGG CGGATGGAAGAACTACAACAAGAGCGGTGTAGGCGCGGCGCAGGCGCGGCGACCGAAGCCGCAACCGAAGGCGCAGCAACTACACTACTGCGACGTGTGCCGCATCTCATGTGCCGGCCCACAG ACATACAAAGAGCACTTGGAAGGTCAGAAGCACAAGAAGAAGGAAGCGGCCGTGAAGGTCGCCGCCGCGGGTGGGGGGTCCGGTGCGAGGGCGTGTGGCGCCTCCGCCTTGCGCTGCGAGCtgtgtgacgtcacatgcaCCGGCGCGGACGCATATGCGGCGCACGTGCGCGGCATCAAGCACCAGAAGGTGGTCAAACTGCACACCATGCTGGGCAAGCCTATCCCCTCCACTGAGCCCACAAAGTTGACTCCGG CCAAAAAGACGGTCGCGGGCGCGCCCAAGGTGTCGTTCGTGGCGTCGGGCGGGCTCAGCACGGTGGGCTCAAGCGACGCGCGGCCCGCAGACGCCGCGGCCGAGCGCGAGGACGAGCCGGACGAGCCCGAGGTGCAGCCCGTGGGGCAGGACTACATCGAGGAGATCCGCGGCGACGACGGCAAGGCGCTGAGCTTCAACTGCAAGCTGTGCGACTGCAAGTTCAACGACCCCAACGCCAAGGAGATGCACATGAAGGGCCGCCGCCACCGCCTGCAGTACAAGAAGAAG GTGCAACCGGATCTGGAAGTGAAGGTGAAGCCTTCGATGCACCAGCGCAAACTGGCTGAAGCCAAGGCTCAGCGGATGCTAGTCAGGGATGAGCTGTGGGCGCGCCGTCGCATGCATGAG GCGGGCGAAGACGACGAGCGCGCGTACTGGGAGGGCGCCGACTGGTGGCGCGGCCCGCACCATCATCACCATCAC CAGGGCATGGGCATGGGCTACGGGCCGGTGGGGCGGCGGCCGGAGACCTCGGACGATCGGCACGTGCTCGCCAAGCACGCGGACATCTACCCGCCGGAACAGCAGTTGCAAGAGATTCAGCGCGCCGTGTCGCACACGGAGAAAGCTCTCAAGTCACTGTCCGATGCGTTGGCCGATACCACGCGATCCAAG GGTCAGCCTGCCAAAGCAGCAGTCAAAACTGAAGACAAAAAAGATGACAAGCCAGAGGGAAAAGAAGACGGCCGGGATAACCAATT GTTCTCATTCGTCGGCGAGGGCGAAGCCCCACAAGGCGAAGGCGCTAATACTACGAGTGGCTCCGCTGCATCAGTCACCGGGCCCGGCGTGCGCGCGCTCAAGGGCGTGATGCGTGTCGGACTATTGGCCAAGGGGCTATTGTTGCGAGGGGACCGCGACGTTCGTCTAGTGGTGTTGTGCCACGACCGACCGACGGTCACATTGCTCAAGCGCGTCGCCGCCGACTTGCCGCACCACCTCAACAAAGTTAAG GGTCCCAATGATGAATCAAAATACAAAGTGGAGTTGCAACCAGCGGAAGGCGCCGTGCAGGTTTCCGACGGGACGGTCAACGTCCTCGTCAGCCTGACGTCCGCCGTCATGCGCGAGCCCGCAG AAGGCGGCGACATAAAGCGAGACGACAAGGACGTGCTACCGCGGCAGAAGTGTTTGGACGCGTTGGCCGCCCTTCGGCACGCCAAGTGGTTCCAG GCTAGGGCGGCGAGCCTGCAGTCGTGCGTCATCATCATCCGCATCATGCGCGACCTGTGTCGGCGCATCCCCTACTGGACGCCGCTCAACCCATAC GCAATGGAGTTGCTGGTCTCCGGAGTGATGCAGTCGGCGGGAGGCGCGCTGTCGCCCGGGGAGGCGCTGCGGCGCGTCATGGAAGCCCTGGCCGGCGGCCTCATACTGGAGCACGGGCCTGGCTTGAGGGACCCGTGCGAGAAGGAGCTTGTT GACGCTTTGGGCAACATGCCGGCACAAAAGCGTGAGGACCTGACGGCGTCCGCGCAACAATTCCTGAGACAAATCGCCTTCAGACAAATTCACAAG GTACTGGACATGGAGCCGCTGCCGAAGGTGAAGCACGCAGCGGGCGGCTGGAAGTTCCCGCGCAAGCGCAGGCGCTCCAACACCGACAACGACGCCGACACGCCCAACG GTGACGGCAAGGTGGTCAAGACGGAAGAGAAGACCGACGCGTCGGAGAACGCGAAGAAGTAA